A single genomic interval of Zingiber officinale cultivar Zhangliang chromosome 4A, Zo_v1.1, whole genome shotgun sequence harbors:
- the LOC121972013 gene encoding alpha carbonic anhydrase 1, chloroplastic-like isoform X1 — MAAREVLQVILSLGVALLLAACAAAYADTVNFTYSGANGPAMWGSLCPQYRLCSEGKRQSPINIVNADAEYNPKLIRLRRNYRACSNATLLDNHCNIALRYDEDVGYVVVEGKKYSLLQMHWHSPSEHTIDGERFPVELHLVHKSVDGNITVVAVLYQFGRADPLLIQLKDKMAELKKEVLAGDEQARVPVGVVKMRSLKQHTRKYYRYVGSLSTPPCTENVVWNVLGEARKMSRRQAAELQAPLKEAYRRNARPAQALNGRVVQVYDESRSQ; from the exons ATGGCTGCAAGAGAAGTCCTCCAAGTTATTCTCTCCTTGGGAGTAGCTCTCCTTCTTGCGGCCTGTGCAGCTGCGTACG CAGACACGGTGAACTTCACGTACAGCGGAGCGAATGGACCGGCCATGTGGGGCAGTTTGTGCCCCCAGTACCGGCTCTGCTCCGAGGGCAAGCGCCAGTCTCCGATCAACATTGTGAACGCCGATGCAGAGTACAACCCCAAGTTGATTCGCCTGCGCCGGAATTACAGAGCCTGCTCGAACGCCACCCTCCTCGACAACCACTGCAACATCGCG CTTCGGTATGATGAGGATGTGGGCTACGTGGTTGTGGAAGGGAAGAAGTACAGCTTGTTGCAGATGCATTGGCACTCGCCTTCTGAGCACACGATTGATGGAGAGAG GTTCCCGGTGGAGCTGCATCTCGTGCACAAGAGCGTCGACGGCAACATCACGGTGGTGGCCGTCCTGTACCAGTTTGGCCGCGCGGATCCCTTGCTGATCCAA CTGAAGGACAAGATGGCGGAGCTGAAGAAGGAGGTGCTCGCCGGCGATGAGCAGGCGCGTGTGCCAGTCGGCGTCGTGAAGATGAGGTCGCTGAAGCAGCACACTCGCAAGTACTACAGATACGTCGGATCCCTCTCCACCCCACCGTGCACCGAGAACGTCGTCTGGAACGTCCTCGGCGAG GCGAGGAAGATGAGCAGGAGGCAAGCGGCAGAGCTCCAGGCCCCGCTGAAGGAGGCGTACCGCCGGAATGCAAGGCCGGCGCAGGCGTTGAACGGAAGGGTGGTGCAGGTCTACGACGAGAGCCGATCCCAGTAA
- the LOC121972013 gene encoding alpha carbonic anhydrase 1, chloroplastic-like isoform X2 gives MAAREVLQVILSLGVALLLAACAAAYDTVNFTYSGANGPAMWGSLCPQYRLCSEGKRQSPINIVNADAEYNPKLIRLRRNYRACSNATLLDNHCNIALRYDEDVGYVVVEGKKYSLLQMHWHSPSEHTIDGERFPVELHLVHKSVDGNITVVAVLYQFGRADPLLIQLKDKMAELKKEVLAGDEQARVPVGVVKMRSLKQHTRKYYRYVGSLSTPPCTENVVWNVLGEARKMSRRQAAELQAPLKEAYRRNARPAQALNGRVVQVYDESRSQ, from the exons ATGGCTGCAAGAGAAGTCCTCCAAGTTATTCTCTCCTTGGGAGTAGCTCTCCTTCTTGCGGCCTGTGCAGCTGCGTACG ACACGGTGAACTTCACGTACAGCGGAGCGAATGGACCGGCCATGTGGGGCAGTTTGTGCCCCCAGTACCGGCTCTGCTCCGAGGGCAAGCGCCAGTCTCCGATCAACATTGTGAACGCCGATGCAGAGTACAACCCCAAGTTGATTCGCCTGCGCCGGAATTACAGAGCCTGCTCGAACGCCACCCTCCTCGACAACCACTGCAACATCGCG CTTCGGTATGATGAGGATGTGGGCTACGTGGTTGTGGAAGGGAAGAAGTACAGCTTGTTGCAGATGCATTGGCACTCGCCTTCTGAGCACACGATTGATGGAGAGAG GTTCCCGGTGGAGCTGCATCTCGTGCACAAGAGCGTCGACGGCAACATCACGGTGGTGGCCGTCCTGTACCAGTTTGGCCGCGCGGATCCCTTGCTGATCCAA CTGAAGGACAAGATGGCGGAGCTGAAGAAGGAGGTGCTCGCCGGCGATGAGCAGGCGCGTGTGCCAGTCGGCGTCGTGAAGATGAGGTCGCTGAAGCAGCACACTCGCAAGTACTACAGATACGTCGGATCCCTCTCCACCCCACCGTGCACCGAGAACGTCGTCTGGAACGTCCTCGGCGAG GCGAGGAAGATGAGCAGGAGGCAAGCGGCAGAGCTCCAGGCCCCGCTGAAGGAGGCGTACCGCCGGAATGCAAGGCCGGCGCAGGCGTTGAACGGAAGGGTGGTGCAGGTCTACGACGAGAGCCGATCCCAGTAA
- the LOC121972012 gene encoding uncharacterized protein LOC121972012 isoform X1, with protein MGKSEEEQATPEPPASATESPEGNACDGCPRCCCIGRIVRPRCVVTLILALAMLLSAVFWLPPFLRSRDGSGRPGRDSRFSADIVASFKLQKPVDFLKSNIRKLQLDIFDEIGVPGSSVAVIDLEPTSRSNWTNVIFSVWPYPKNSYLSSTELSILRASFVSLVLRQSTLHLTTSLFGNSSFFEVLKFSGGIVIIPFQRTFPLQNVQMLFYFTLNFPIYRIQDKFSELKDQMKSGLLLNTNENLYMILINSEGSTVSPPTIVKTSIVLTVGNRQPSFPRWKELAKKIRGSSSGNLGLNHTVFGRVKQVRLSSFLQHSSSRGSSNASPSPAPQPQTNHQRHHPHHQHKHHKHHYRTQRALAPAPSPGAAPEHSYKTSAPSGCRHGSSNKREGFSAPAASPVDALKHLISPVSAPKHSSGPAAVGKHSGNRPVSAPHHVSVPSSVPWHLLSPRAHESMAVPAPSIQSSSPKPDVSFPHVPPRASVKDNKAPGPTPSISPSPYSSSAPDNNSFRRLAFIPVLYVLLRL; from the exons ATGGGGAAATCCGAGGAAGAACAAGCGACGCCCGAGCCGCCGGCGTCTGCGACGGAGTCTCCGGAGGGTAATGCCTGCGATGGGTGCCCGCGCTGCTGCTGCATCGGGCGGATCGTGCGGCCGCGCTGCGTGGTCACGCTGATCCTCGCCCTTGCGATGCTGCTGTCGGCTGTGTTCTGGTTGCCACCCTTCTTGCGGTCGCGCGATGGGTCTGGTCGCCCTGGTCGGGATTCGCGGTTTTCAG CTGATATTGTTGCAAGTTTCAAGCTGCAAAAACCTGTTGATTTCTTGAAGTCCAATATTAGAAAGCTTCAGCTTGATATCTTTGATGAAATTGGTGTTCCTGGTTCTTCG GTAGCTGTTATTGATCTGGAACCTACAAGTAGATCAAATTGGACAAATGTGATTTTCTCAGTATGGCCTTATCCAAAGAATTCATATTTATCATCGACTGAGCTAAGCATTCTGAGAGCTTCCTTTGTGTCCTTAGTTTTAAGACAGTCAACTCTTCACCTGACTACATCATTATTTGGAAACTCATCTTTCTTCGAGGTGCTCAAGTTTTCTGGAGGCATCGTCATAATACCTTTTCAAAGAACCTTTCCTTTACAGAATGTGCAAATGCTTTTCTATTTCACATTAAACTTTCCTATCTATCGGATCCAAGATAAATTCAGTGAACTGAAGGATCAAATGAAGTCTGGACTACTTCTCAACACCAATGAG AATCTGTACATGATTTTGATTAATTCAGAGGGGAGTACAGTTTCTCCTCCAACAATTGTGAAAACCTCAATTGTACTTACAGTTGGAAATCGACAGCCTTCGTTCCCTAGGTGGAAGGAGTTGGCTAAAAAGATTCGGGGTTCTTCCTCTGGAAATCTTGGCCTGAATCACACTGTATTTGGTAGAGTAAAGCAAGTAcgtctttcttcttttcttcagcATTCCTCAAGTAGGGGAAGCAGCAATGCTTCGCCAAGTCCTGCACCTCAGCCACAGACAAACCATCAACGTCATCACCCGCACCACCAACATAAACACCATAAGCATCATTATCGCACACAACGTGCTCTTGCTCCTGCCCCTTCTCCTGGTGCTGCTCCAGAACATAGTTACAAAACTTCAGCCCCTTCTGGCTGTCGACATGGATCTTCAAACAAAAGAGAGGGTTTTTCTGCTCCTGCTGCTTCACCTGTTGATGCTCTGAAGCATTTGATTTCACCTGTGAGTGCTCCAAAGCATTCTTCTGGTCCAGCAGCTGTTGGGAAGCATTCTGGTAACAGGCCTGTGAGTGCTCCACATCATGTTAGTGTTCCTTCAAGTGTTCCATGGCATTTACTTTCTCCTCGTGCACATGAAAGTATGGCTGTTCCAGCTCCCAGCATACAATCATCATCTCCAAAGCCTGATGTTTCTTTTCCACATGTACCACCTCGTGCAAGTGTAAAAGATAACAAAGCTCCTGGCCCAACACCATCAATTTCACCTAGTCCATATTCAT CTTCTGCTCCGGACAACAACTCATTTCGGAGATTGGCCTTTATACCAGTGTTGTATGTATTACTGCGCTTATAA
- the LOC121972012 gene encoding uncharacterized protein LOC121972012 isoform X2 → MVNCFFSADIVASFKLQKPVDFLKSNIRKLQLDIFDEIGVPGSSVAVIDLEPTSRSNWTNVIFSVWPYPKNSYLSSTELSILRASFVSLVLRQSTLHLTTSLFGNSSFFEVLKFSGGIVIIPFQRTFPLQNVQMLFYFTLNFPIYRIQDKFSELKDQMKSGLLLNTNENLYMILINSEGSTVSPPTIVKTSIVLTVGNRQPSFPRWKELAKKIRGSSSGNLGLNHTVFGRVKQVRLSSFLQHSSSRGSSNASPSPAPQPQTNHQRHHPHHQHKHHKHHYRTQRALAPAPSPGAAPEHSYKTSAPSGCRHGSSNKREGFSAPAASPVDALKHLISPVSAPKHSSGPAAVGKHSGNRPVSAPHHVSVPSSVPWHLLSPRAHESMAVPAPSIQSSSPKPDVSFPHVPPRASVKDNKAPGPTPSISPSPYSSSAPDNNSFRRLAFIPVLYVLLRL, encoded by the exons ATGGTGAATTGTTTCTTCTCAG CTGATATTGTTGCAAGTTTCAAGCTGCAAAAACCTGTTGATTTCTTGAAGTCCAATATTAGAAAGCTTCAGCTTGATATCTTTGATGAAATTGGTGTTCCTGGTTCTTCG GTAGCTGTTATTGATCTGGAACCTACAAGTAGATCAAATTGGACAAATGTGATTTTCTCAGTATGGCCTTATCCAAAGAATTCATATTTATCATCGACTGAGCTAAGCATTCTGAGAGCTTCCTTTGTGTCCTTAGTTTTAAGACAGTCAACTCTTCACCTGACTACATCATTATTTGGAAACTCATCTTTCTTCGAGGTGCTCAAGTTTTCTGGAGGCATCGTCATAATACCTTTTCAAAGAACCTTTCCTTTACAGAATGTGCAAATGCTTTTCTATTTCACATTAAACTTTCCTATCTATCGGATCCAAGATAAATTCAGTGAACTGAAGGATCAAATGAAGTCTGGACTACTTCTCAACACCAATGAG AATCTGTACATGATTTTGATTAATTCAGAGGGGAGTACAGTTTCTCCTCCAACAATTGTGAAAACCTCAATTGTACTTACAGTTGGAAATCGACAGCCTTCGTTCCCTAGGTGGAAGGAGTTGGCTAAAAAGATTCGGGGTTCTTCCTCTGGAAATCTTGGCCTGAATCACACTGTATTTGGTAGAGTAAAGCAAGTAcgtctttcttcttttcttcagcATTCCTCAAGTAGGGGAAGCAGCAATGCTTCGCCAAGTCCTGCACCTCAGCCACAGACAAACCATCAACGTCATCACCCGCACCACCAACATAAACACCATAAGCATCATTATCGCACACAACGTGCTCTTGCTCCTGCCCCTTCTCCTGGTGCTGCTCCAGAACATAGTTACAAAACTTCAGCCCCTTCTGGCTGTCGACATGGATCTTCAAACAAAAGAGAGGGTTTTTCTGCTCCTGCTGCTTCACCTGTTGATGCTCTGAAGCATTTGATTTCACCTGTGAGTGCTCCAAAGCATTCTTCTGGTCCAGCAGCTGTTGGGAAGCATTCTGGTAACAGGCCTGTGAGTGCTCCACATCATGTTAGTGTTCCTTCAAGTGTTCCATGGCATTTACTTTCTCCTCGTGCACATGAAAGTATGGCTGTTCCAGCTCCCAGCATACAATCATCATCTCCAAAGCCTGATGTTTCTTTTCCACATGTACCACCTCGTGCAAGTGTAAAAGATAACAAAGCTCCTGGCCCAACACCATCAATTTCACCTAGTCCATATTCAT CTTCTGCTCCGGACAACAACTCATTTCGGAGATTGGCCTTTATACCAGTGTTGTATGTATTACTGCGCTTATAA
- the LOC121972014 gene encoding tRNA pseudouridine synthase A 1-like isoform X1 gives MVFAAVASAAASPLPAFSLTKSPCMSDGLAKEHTQSAMVSLPSSHKWRMVIAYDGTKFAGWQYQQSPPTIQCLIEDALTRATKLCRKELCLVGASRTDAGVHAWGQVAHFVTPFMFDSLDTLHAALNGLLPQEIRVREISPVQPQFHARFSTTSKTYHYKIYNHAIMDPFRCLFAYHSTYKLNPVVMREAAAYFVGKHDFTSFANAAHNDRLGNPVKEIFCLDIVETVINYAQCKQSTISRKYTSKLHLQGAVLQLEVEGSGFLFRQVRNMVALLLQIGREALPADVVPQIISARDRKELAKVALSAPPHGLCLMSVNYNSDILEPPQGCPPSSFGRTHSVSKCKLPFY, from the exons ATGGTCTTCGCGGCCGTGGCCTCGGCCGCCGCCTCTCCTCTTCCGGCGTTCTCTCTGACGAAAAGCCCG TGCATGAGCGATGGCTTGGCGAAGGAACACACTCAGTCGGCAATGGTGTCGCTTCCTTCCTCTCACAAGTGGCGCATGGTCATCGCCTACGACGGCACCAAGTTCGCTG GCTGGCAATATCAGCAGTCACCACCAACAATACAATGTCTCATTGAAGATGCCTTGACACGCGCTACAAAGCTCTGTCGAAAAGAACTTTGCTTGGTTGGTGCGAGCAGGACTGATGCTGGTGTCCATGCTTGGGGCCAG GTTGCTCACTTCGTCACACCTTTCATGTTTGATAGCTTGGATACTCTTCACGCTGCTTTGAATGGCCTTCTGCCTCAAGAAATCAGAGTGAGAGAAATTAGTCCAGTCCAACCCCAGTTTCATGCTCGTTTCTCTACAACGAGCAAGACATATCACTACAAGATATACAATCATGCGATAATGGATCCTTTTCGGTGTCTTTTTGCCTACCACAGTACTTATAAGCTCAATCCAGTTGTCATGAGGGAAGCTGCCGCATATTTTGTTGGAAAACATGACTTTACCTCTTTTGCCAATGCAGCACACAATGATCGGCTGGGAAATCCAGTGAAAGAAATTTTTTGTTTAGATATCGTTGAAACGGTAATCAATTACGCCCAATGCAAACAATCAACTATTTCGAGGAAATATACAAGCAAATTGCATTTGCAGGGTGCCGTTTTGCAGCTTGAGGTTGAGGGTTCTGGATTCTTATTCAGACAAGTGCGCAACATG GTAGCTTTGCTGCTTCAAATTGGAAGAGAAGCACTTCCTGCAGACGTCGTTCCACAAATAATCTCGGCTCGAGACCGCAAAGAACTTGCGAAAGTGGCTTTATCAGCTCCACCACATGGTCTATGTCTCATGTCTGTGAACTATAACAGTGACATCTTAGAACCTCCTCAAGGTTGCCCACCAAGTAGCTTCGGCAGAACTCATTCAGTGAGCAAATGTAAGCTTCCATTTTATTGA
- the LOC121972014 gene encoding tRNA pseudouridine synthase A 1-like isoform X2, which translates to MVFAAVASAAASPLPAFSLTKSPCMSDGLAKEHTQSAMVSLPSSHKWRMVIAYDGTKFAGWQYQQSPPTIQCLIEDALTRATKLCRKELCLVGASRTDAGVHAWGQVAHFVTPFMFDSLDTLHAALNGLLPQEIRVREISPVQPQFHARFSTTSKTYHYKIYNHAIMDPFRCLFAYHSTYKLNPVVMREAAAYFVGKHDFTSFANAAHNDRLGNPVKEIFCLDIVETGAVLQLEVEGSGFLFRQVRNMVALLLQIGREALPADVVPQIISARDRKELAKVALSAPPHGLCLMSVNYNSDILEPPQGCPPSSFGRTHSVSKCKLPFY; encoded by the exons ATGGTCTTCGCGGCCGTGGCCTCGGCCGCCGCCTCTCCTCTTCCGGCGTTCTCTCTGACGAAAAGCCCG TGCATGAGCGATGGCTTGGCGAAGGAACACACTCAGTCGGCAATGGTGTCGCTTCCTTCCTCTCACAAGTGGCGCATGGTCATCGCCTACGACGGCACCAAGTTCGCTG GCTGGCAATATCAGCAGTCACCACCAACAATACAATGTCTCATTGAAGATGCCTTGACACGCGCTACAAAGCTCTGTCGAAAAGAACTTTGCTTGGTTGGTGCGAGCAGGACTGATGCTGGTGTCCATGCTTGGGGCCAG GTTGCTCACTTCGTCACACCTTTCATGTTTGATAGCTTGGATACTCTTCACGCTGCTTTGAATGGCCTTCTGCCTCAAGAAATCAGAGTGAGAGAAATTAGTCCAGTCCAACCCCAGTTTCATGCTCGTTTCTCTACAACGAGCAAGACATATCACTACAAGATATACAATCATGCGATAATGGATCCTTTTCGGTGTCTTTTTGCCTACCACAGTACTTATAAGCTCAATCCAGTTGTCATGAGGGAAGCTGCCGCATATTTTGTTGGAAAACATGACTTTACCTCTTTTGCCAATGCAGCACACAATGATCGGCTGGGAAATCCAGTGAAAGAAATTTTTTGTTTAGATATCGTTGAAACG GGTGCCGTTTTGCAGCTTGAGGTTGAGGGTTCTGGATTCTTATTCAGACAAGTGCGCAACATG GTAGCTTTGCTGCTTCAAATTGGAAGAGAAGCACTTCCTGCAGACGTCGTTCCACAAATAATCTCGGCTCGAGACCGCAAAGAACTTGCGAAAGTGGCTTTATCAGCTCCACCACATGGTCTATGTCTCATGTCTGTGAACTATAACAGTGACATCTTAGAACCTCCTCAAGGTTGCCCACCAAGTAGCTTCGGCAGAACTCATTCAGTGAGCAAATGTAAGCTTCCATTTTATTGA
- the LOC121972014 gene encoding tRNA pseudouridine synthase A 1-like isoform X3, producing the protein MVFAAVASAAASPLPAFSLTKSPCMSDGLAKEHTQSAMVSLPSSHKWRMVIAYDGTKFAGWQYQQSPPTIQCLIEDALTRATKLCRKELCLVGASRTDAGVHAWGQVAHFVTPFMFDSLDTLHAALNGLLPQEIRVREISPVQPQFHARFSTTSKTYHYKIYNHAIMDPFRCLFAYHTHNDRLGNPVKEIFCLDIVETVINYAQCKQSTISRKYTSKLHLQGAVLQLEVEGSGFLFRQVRNMVALLLQIGREALPADVVPQIISARDRKELAKVALSAPPHGLCLMSVNYNSDILEPPQGCPPSSFGRTHSVSKCKLPFY; encoded by the exons ATGGTCTTCGCGGCCGTGGCCTCGGCCGCCGCCTCTCCTCTTCCGGCGTTCTCTCTGACGAAAAGCCCG TGCATGAGCGATGGCTTGGCGAAGGAACACACTCAGTCGGCAATGGTGTCGCTTCCTTCCTCTCACAAGTGGCGCATGGTCATCGCCTACGACGGCACCAAGTTCGCTG GCTGGCAATATCAGCAGTCACCACCAACAATACAATGTCTCATTGAAGATGCCTTGACACGCGCTACAAAGCTCTGTCGAAAAGAACTTTGCTTGGTTGGTGCGAGCAGGACTGATGCTGGTGTCCATGCTTGGGGCCAG GTTGCTCACTTCGTCACACCTTTCATGTTTGATAGCTTGGATACTCTTCACGCTGCTTTGAATGGCCTTCTGCCTCAAGAAATCAGAGTGAGAGAAATTAGTCCAGTCCAACCCCAGTTTCATGCTCGTTTCTCTACAACGAGCAAGACATATCACTACAAGATATACAATCATGCGATAATGGATCCTTTTCGGTGTCTTTTTGCCTACCACA CACACAATGATCGGCTGGGAAATCCAGTGAAAGAAATTTTTTGTTTAGATATCGTTGAAACGGTAATCAATTACGCCCAATGCAAACAATCAACTATTTCGAGGAAATATACAAGCAAATTGCATTTGCAGGGTGCCGTTTTGCAGCTTGAGGTTGAGGGTTCTGGATTCTTATTCAGACAAGTGCGCAACATG GTAGCTTTGCTGCTTCAAATTGGAAGAGAAGCACTTCCTGCAGACGTCGTTCCACAAATAATCTCGGCTCGAGACCGCAAAGAACTTGCGAAAGTGGCTTTATCAGCTCCACCACATGGTCTATGTCTCATGTCTGTGAACTATAACAGTGACATCTTAGAACCTCCTCAAGGTTGCCCACCAAGTAGCTTCGGCAGAACTCATTCAGTGAGCAAATGTAAGCTTCCATTTTATTGA
- the LOC121972014 gene encoding tRNA pseudouridine synthase A 1-like isoform X4: MVFAAVASAAASPLPAFSLTKSPCMSDGLAKEHTQSAMVSLPSSHKWRMVIAYDGTKFAGWQYQQSPPTIQCLIEDALTRATKLCRKELCLVGASRTDAGVHAWGQVAHFVTPFMFDSLDTLHAALNGLLPQEIRVREISPVQPQFHARFSTTSKTYHYKIYNHAIMDPFRCLFAYHTHNDRLGNPVKEIFCLDIVETGAVLQLEVEGSGFLFRQVRNMVALLLQIGREALPADVVPQIISARDRKELAKVALSAPPHGLCLMSVNYNSDILEPPQGCPPSSFGRTHSVSKCKLPFY, encoded by the exons ATGGTCTTCGCGGCCGTGGCCTCGGCCGCCGCCTCTCCTCTTCCGGCGTTCTCTCTGACGAAAAGCCCG TGCATGAGCGATGGCTTGGCGAAGGAACACACTCAGTCGGCAATGGTGTCGCTTCCTTCCTCTCACAAGTGGCGCATGGTCATCGCCTACGACGGCACCAAGTTCGCTG GCTGGCAATATCAGCAGTCACCACCAACAATACAATGTCTCATTGAAGATGCCTTGACACGCGCTACAAAGCTCTGTCGAAAAGAACTTTGCTTGGTTGGTGCGAGCAGGACTGATGCTGGTGTCCATGCTTGGGGCCAG GTTGCTCACTTCGTCACACCTTTCATGTTTGATAGCTTGGATACTCTTCACGCTGCTTTGAATGGCCTTCTGCCTCAAGAAATCAGAGTGAGAGAAATTAGTCCAGTCCAACCCCAGTTTCATGCTCGTTTCTCTACAACGAGCAAGACATATCACTACAAGATATACAATCATGCGATAATGGATCCTTTTCGGTGTCTTTTTGCCTACCACA CACACAATGATCGGCTGGGAAATCCAGTGAAAGAAATTTTTTGTTTAGATATCGTTGAAACG GGTGCCGTTTTGCAGCTTGAGGTTGAGGGTTCTGGATTCTTATTCAGACAAGTGCGCAACATG GTAGCTTTGCTGCTTCAAATTGGAAGAGAAGCACTTCCTGCAGACGTCGTTCCACAAATAATCTCGGCTCGAGACCGCAAAGAACTTGCGAAAGTGGCTTTATCAGCTCCACCACATGGTCTATGTCTCATGTCTGTGAACTATAACAGTGACATCTTAGAACCTCCTCAAGGTTGCCCACCAAGTAGCTTCGGCAGAACTCATTCAGTGAGCAAATGTAAGCTTCCATTTTATTGA
- the LOC121972016 gene encoding 40S ribosomal protein S9-2-like: MVHVSFYRNYGKTFKKPRRPYEKERLDAELKLVGEYGLRCKRELWRVQYALSRIRNAARELLTLDEKNPRRIFEGEALLRRMNRYGLLGEGQNKLDYVLALTVENFLERRLQTIVFKSGMAKSIHHARVLIRQRHIRVGRQVVNIPSFMVRVDSAKHIDFSLTSPFGGGRPGRVKRKNQKAAAKKAAGGEEEDEE; the protein is encoded by the exons ATGGTTCATGTCAGTTTCTACCGAAACT ACGGGAAGACATTCAAGAAGCCCCGCCGTCCCTACGAGAAGGAGCGGCTTGATGCCGAACTGAAGCTGGTCGGCGAGTATGGGCTTCGCTGCAAGCGGGAGCTGTGGAGGGTGCAATACGCGCTGAGCCGGATTCGCAATGCTGCAAGGGAACTTCTCACGCTAGACGAAAAGAACCCTCGCCGGATTTTTGAAGGAGAGGCCCTGCTTCGCCGGATGAACCGATATGGCCTCCTCGGGGAAGGACAGAACAAGCTTGATTACGTCCTCGCCCTCACCGTGGAGAACTTCTTGGAGCGGCGTCTGCAGACTATCGTCTTCAAGTCGGGGATGGCAAAGTCCATCCACCATGCGAGGGTCCTCATCAGACAGCGTCACATAAG AGTTGGTAGGCAGGTGGTAAATATCCCATCATTTATGGTGAGGGTCGACTCCGCAAAGCACATCGACTTCTCCTTGACCAGTCCATTTGGCGGTGGCCGTCCTGGAAGGGTGAAGAGAAAGAACCAAAAGGCAGCAGCAAAGAAGGCTGCCGGCGGcgaggaggaggatgaggaaTGA